The following coding sequences are from one Leptospira ellinghausenii window:
- a CDS encoding DUF2461 domain-containing protein, translating to MKLSNEVFKFLSDLKNNNQRDWFLENKPRFEEIQKELLSFTAALLSRIEKFDSSVKGVDPKSCIFRIYKDVRFSKDKSPYKTHFGIFMKGGNRKIDGTGYYLHIEPDGSLLGGGCYQPDAQSLYKIRNRIANDSKNFQKIINDPKFYETFGKQFYAEKVKTVPRGFAKDHPMIEILKYKGFAVAKNLKNGDLTSKLSSEDLVKLFRFVYPLNQFLDQAMNRK from the coding sequence ATGAAGTTAAGTAATGAGGTTTTTAAATTTTTATCGGATCTCAAAAATAATAATCAGAGAGATTGGTTTTTAGAGAACAAACCAAGATTTGAAGAAATCCAAAAAGAATTATTGTCCTTCACTGCTGCATTGTTATCAAGAATAGAAAAGTTTGATAGTTCAGTGAAAGGAGTGGATCCAAAATCTTGTATCTTTCGGATCTATAAAGATGTACGTTTTTCCAAGGATAAAAGTCCCTATAAAACTCACTTTGGGATTTTTATGAAAGGAGGAAATCGAAAAATTGATGGAACTGGATATTATCTTCATATAGAGCCAGATGGTTCTTTGTTAGGTGGAGGTTGTTACCAACCAGATGCACAATCGTTATATAAAATCCGAAACCGAATTGCAAACGATTCAAAAAACTTTCAGAAAATAATAAATGATCCAAAATTTTATGAAACATTTGGAAAACAATTTTATGCTGAGAAAGTAAAAACGGTTCCAAGAGGTTTTGCCAAAGATCATCCTATGATTGAAATCCTCAAGTATAAGGGTTTTGCAGTGGCAAAAAATTTAAAGAACGGAGATTTAACTTCTAAATTGAGTAGTGAGGATCTTGTAAAATTGTTTCGATTCGTTTATCCACTGAATCAATTTTT